A genomic region of Pyrus communis chromosome 14, drPyrComm1.1, whole genome shotgun sequence contains the following coding sequences:
- the LOC137715110 gene encoding tubulin beta-1 chain-like has translation MREILHIQGGQCGNQIGAKFWEVVCAEHGIDSTGRYHGDSELQLERVNVYYNEASGGRYVPRAVLMDLEPGTMDSIRSGPYGQIFRPDNFVFGQSGAGNNWAKGHYTEGAELIDSVLDVVRKEAENCDCLQGFQVCHSLGGGTGSGMGTLLISKIREEYPDRMMMTFSVFPSPKVSDTVVEPYNATLSVHQLVENADECMVLDNEALYDICFRTLKLTTPSFGDLNHLISATMSGVTCCLRFPGQLNSDLRKLAVNLIPFPRLHFFMVGFAPLTSRGSQQYRALTVPELTQQMWDSKNMMCAADPRHGRYLTASAMFRGKMSTKEVDDQMMNVQNKNSSYFVEWIPNNVKSTVCDIPPTGLKMASTFIGNSTSIQEMFRRVSEQFTAMFRRKAFLHWYTGEGMDEMEFTEAESNMNDLVSEYQQYQDATADEDEYEDEQQEYEEEM, from the exons ATGCGTGAGATCCTTCACATCCAGGGAGGCCAATGCGGCAACCAGATCGGGGCCAAGTTCTGGGAGGTGGTGTGCGCCGAGCACGGCATCGACTCCACCGGACGCTACCACGGTGACTCCGAGCTCCAGCTTGAGAGGGTTAATGTCTACTACAATGAGGCCAGCGGCGGCCGCTATGTTCCTCGCGCCGTGCTCATGGATCTGGAGCCTGGCACCATGGACAGTATCAGATCTGGGCCGTACGGCCAGATCTTCCGCCCTGACAACTTCGTTTTCGGTCAATCGGGTGCTGGGAACAACTGGGCCAAGGGTCATTACACTGAGGGTGCAGAGTTGATCGATTCCGTTCTCGATGTGGTTCGCAAGGAGGCGGAGAATTGCGACTGCTTGCAAG GGTTTCAGGTGTGCCATTCGTTGGGAGGTGGTACTGGATCTGGGATGGGAACGCTTCTGATCTCGAAGATCAGGGAGGAATACCCAGATCGGATGATGATGACGTTCTCCGTGTTCCCATCTCCCAAGGTCTCAGATACTGTTGTGGAGCCTTACAATGCTACTCTTTCGGTTCATCAGCTTGTGGAGAATGCTGATGAGTGCATGGTTCTGGACAATGAGGCCCTCTACGATATTTGCTTCCGCACACTTAAGCTCACCACCCCCAGCT TTGGTGATTTGAATCATTTGATCTCTGCAACAATGTCTGGAGTTACTTGCTGCCTGAGGTTCCCTGGTCAGCTCAACTCTGATCTGCGCAAGCTTGCTGTTAACCTGATCCCCTTCCCCCGTCTCCACTTTTTCATGGTGGGCTTTGCTCCCCTTACTTCACGTGGATCTCAGCAGTACCGAGCCCTGACTGTTCCAGAGCTCACTCAGCAAATGTGGGACTCCAAGAACATGATGTGTGCTGCTGATCCCCGACATGGACGTTACCTAACAGCATCAGCCATGTTCCGTGGTAAGATGAGCACCAAGGAAGTTGATGACCAGATGATGAATGTGCAGAACAAGAACTCTTCCTACTTTGTTGAGTGGATCCCCAACAATGTCAAGTCAACTGTCTGTGACATCCCACCAACCGGGCTTAAGATGGCATCGACCTTCATCGGGAACTCTACATCCATCCAGGAGATGTTCAGGAGAGTGAGCGAGCAGTTCACTGCCATGTTCAGGAGGAAGGCTTTCTTGCATTGGTACACTGGTGAAGGCATGGACGAGATGGAATTCACTGAAGCTGAGAGCAACATGAACGATCTGGTTTCTGAGTACCAGCAGTACCAAGATGCAACAGCCGATGAGGATGAGTACGAGGATGAGCAGCAAGAGTATGAGGAGGAAATGTAA